GCGGATGATCATCACCGGCGACCCGACGCAGATCGACCTGCCGCACGGCCAGCGCTCGGGCCTCTCCGAGGCGATCGGCCTCCTGTCGGGGCTGGAGGGCATCGGCCACGTGGTCTTCCAGGAAGGCGACGTGGTGCGTCACGACCTCGTTCGGCGTATCGTCGGGGCCTATGAGGGGGCGGCCCGTCGCGCCCGCGAGATCGCCGGGGCCGACTTTTCTTCGGGAGCCGGGAGACCGGCCTGACCATGAGCCTTTCGATCGATATCGCGATCGAGCACGACGCCTGGCGTGATCTCCCCGACCTCGACGCCAGCGTCGAGCGCGCCGTCGGCGCGGCGCTCGCTGTTGCCGCCCAAGCTGAGGCCGCGCAAGCCGAGGCCACGCTCGCCGCCGACACCGAGCTGTCGCTCATGCTCTGCGACGACGCGTTCATCCGCGACCTGAACGCGCGCTGGCGCGACAAGGACGCGGCGACGAACGTGCTCTCCTTCCCGTCCGCCGATCCCGCGATGCTCGGCGACATCATCGTCGCCTACGAGACCTGCGCCAGGGAAGCGCGGGACGAGGGGCGCTCGCTCGCCGATCACCTCGCCCACATGATCGTGCACGGCGTCTTCCATCTCTTAGGGTTCGATCATCTCGACGACGACGAAGCCGAGGAGATGGAGCGGCTCGAAGCGCAGGCGCTGGCAAGCCTCGGCATCGCCTCGCCCTATGCCGTAGAGGCCACGCCATGA
This Beijerinckiaceae bacterium RH AL1 DNA region includes the following protein-coding sequences:
- the ybeY gene encoding Endoribonuclease YbeY (ID:RHAL1_01056;~source:Prodigal:2.6), whose translation is MSLSIDIAIEHDAWRDLPDLDASVERAVGAALAVAAQAEAAQAEATLAADTELSLMLCDDAFIRDLNARWRDKDAATNVLSFPSADPAMLGDIIVAYETCAREARDEGRSLADHLAHMIVHGVFHLLGFDHLDDDEAEEMERLEAQALASLGIASPYAVEATP